From a single Brassica oleracea var. oleracea cultivar TO1000 chromosome C5, BOL, whole genome shotgun sequence genomic region:
- the LOC106343694 gene encoding protein YLS9, with protein sequence MTDDRVYPASKPPGAAATANPTFPANKAQLYNANRPAYRQPASRRRTHSRGCCCRCCCWTTFVIILLILLAAAASAVVYLIYRPRQPSFTVSSLKVSSLNFTSANHLTTAISLSVIAKNPNKNVGFNYDVTDITVYKTSPGDDDVVIGKGSIPSFVHGKKNTTLLKSTIGSPPGDLDELSAGKLKGELKAKKAVAIKIVLDTKVKVKMGSVKSPKSGIRVTCEGIKAAAPSGKKATTAATSAAKCKVDLRIKIWKFTF encoded by the coding sequence ATGACAGACGACAGAGTTTACCCGGCGTCGAAACCTCCCGGCGCAGCAGCCACCGCCAACCCAACTTTCCCGGCGAATAAAGCTCAGCTCTACAACGCAAACCGCCCCGCTTACCGTCAACCAGCCTCCCGCCGCCGCACGCATAGCCGCGGATGCTGCTGCCGCTGCTGCTGCTGGACGACTTTCGTGATCATCCTCCTGATCCTCCTCGCCGCCGCCGCGTCCGCCGTCGTGTACCTAATCTACCGTCCTCGACAACCGAGCTTCACCGTCTCTTCCCTCAAAGTCTCCTCTCTCAACTTCACCTCCGCCAACCACCTCACCACCGCCATATCCCTCTCCGTCATCGCCAAGAACCCGAACAAAAACGTCGGGTTCAACTACGACGTCACCGACATCACGGTCTACAAAACCTCTCCAGGAGACGATGACGTCGTCATCGGCAAAGGCTCGATCCCGTCGTTTGTCCACGGGAAGAAGAACACGACTCTGCTGAAATCGACGATCGGGAGTCCCCCGGGAGATCTTGATGAGCTGTCGGCGGGGAAGCTTAAGGGAGAGCTGAAGGCGAAGAAAGCGGTGGCGATTAAGATTGTGCTTGATACGAAGGTGAAGGTGAAGATGGGGTCTGTGAAAAGTCCTAAGTCGGGGATTAGGGTTACTTGCGAAGGGATTAAAGCGGCGGCTCCGTCCGGGAAGAAGGCGACGACGGCTGCTACCTCCGCCGCTAAGTGTAAGGTTGATCTTAGGATCAAGATCTGGAAATTCACTTTTTAA